The nucleotide window GCGCACGAGATCGTCGAACGTGAGCAAGGCACGGCCGGGCTGGCGATCATCGGGATCCACACCGGCGGCGCGTATGTCGCGCGACGGCTGGTGGCGCTGATCGCCGAATGCGAGGGCGTCGCCGTGCCCCTGGGCGAGATCGACATCACGCTCTATCGCGACGACGCTCTGGCGGGGTTGCCGCGCCCGGTGATCGGGGCCACGCATCTGCCCTTCGAGGTGACCGAGCGCAAGCTGCTGCTGGTCGATGATGTGCTCTACACGGGGCGGACCGTGCGCGCGGCGCTCGATGCGCTCAATGACTACGGGCGACCGCGTCGCGTGCGCCTGGCGGTGCTGGTCGATCGTGGCCACCGCGAGCTGCCGATTCAGGCCGATCACGTCGGCGTTCGCCTCGAGACCGAGCCAGCGCAGCGGGTCGAGGTGCAGTTCGCCGAATGCCAGCAGGTCGACGCCGTGGTGCTGGAGCCTGCGCCGTCGCCGGCCCAGCCGGAGCGGCTCGCGCGGGGGTCGCTATGAGCTTTACGCAGCGCCATCTGCTCGATGTCGAGAGCCTCTCCGCGGAGGCGCTGAAGGCGATCCTCGACCTCGCCGACCGCTTTCTCGAGATCTCCGAGCGCCCGATCAAGAAGGTACCGACGCTGCGCGGTCGGACGGTGGTCAATCTCTTCCTCGAGCCGAGCACGCGCACGCGGGTCAGCTTTGAGATCGCGGAGAAGCGCCTGAGCGCGGATGCGGTCAACGTCAGCGGCAGCGGCTCGAGCACGAGCAAGGGTGAGACGCTGCTCGACACGGTCCGCAACCTCGAGGCGATGAGCCCGCAGATCGTCGTCATCCGTCATCGGGAGGCGGGCGCCGCGCATTTCCTCGCCGCCCGTATCGACGCGGCCGTCGTCAATGCCGGCGATGGTGCCCGCGCACCCGACCCAGGCGCTGCTCGACTGCGCGACGATTCGCCGGGCGAAGGGGCGGCTGGCGGGGCTCCAGGTGGCGATCGTCGGCGACCTGGCGCACAGTCGCGTGGCGCGCTCCGACATCGTCGCGCTGCGTCGCCTTGGCGCCCAGGTGCGCGTCACGGGGCCCCGCACGATGCTACCGCCTGGTCTCGCTGAGCTCGGGGCGACGGTGGTGCCGACCCTCGCCGCGGCGGTCGAAGGTGCGGACGTCGTCATCATGCTGCGGATTCAGGCCGAGCGTGCGGGTGGGCAGTGCCTCTTTCCGAGCACGCGCGAGTACGCGCGGACCTTTGGCCTCAACGCCGACGTGCTCGCCTCCGCCCATCCGGATGCCATCGTGATGCATCCGGGACCGATCAACCGCGGCGTCGAGTTGGCGTCGGAGCTGGCGGATGGCCCGCGTTCCGTCATCCTCGACCAGGTGACCTACGGAGTGGCCGTGCGGATGGCTGTGCTGTATTTATTGGCCGGTAGCCCGCCAGTGGAATAGTGAGCGTGGAATAGCCAGCGTCGCGCAGGCAGCGTCGCGGACGAGGGGGCGCCCCGCGAGCGGGCGGGCGGTGCTGGCGCGGCACTGCGCTGGCAGTACTCAGTCGTCGCTGCCGCTCATCCCGGCCGCGCGGAACACAAAATAGGCGAGCTGAAGCGCTGAGGTGATCAACGCGGCCACGTAGGTCAGCGCGGCGGCGTTGAGTACCTTGGCGACGCCGTCGCGCTCGTCGCCGGCAATGATGCCTGTCGTGGCCAAATGCACGCGCGCCCGGGTCGAGGCGTTGAACTCCACCGGCAGCGTCACCAACTGGAAGAGCACGACGCCAAGGAACGCCAGCACGCCGAGCCAGGCCAGGCCTGCGGCGTTGATCGCGAAGCCGATGCCGGAGAGCAGAAGCGCTGCGTTCGAGCCGAAGCTCGCGGGTCCGACCAGCCGCTGGCGGACTTGCATCAGGGCGTAGCCCTTGGCGTGCTGAAAGCACGTGGCCGACCTCGTGCGCCGCCACGCCGAGCGCGGCGAGCGAGCGGCCGTCATGGACGTCGGGGGAGAGCCGCACCGCACGGGCACTGGGGTCGTAGTGATCGGAGAGGAAGCCCTCGTGGCGCTCGACGGTCACGTCGCTGATATCGTGGCTGCGGAGCATTTGTCGCGCGACCTCGGCGCCCGTCAAGCCGGAGGCCGAGGGCACCGCCGAAAAGCGTTTGAAGGTGCTGCGGACCCGTAGGCTGGCCCAACCACCGAGCAGCAGACCGGGCGCCAGCACGAGCAGATAGATCGGATCGAAGAACATTGTCGAAACCTCCTCAAAGAGCGGCCTAAGCGTGCTCACAGAACCGTGCTTGTCAAGCTGCAGGGCTCGCTCGCCGGCGCCGCCCGCCGCCTCGCCGGCAGCGCGGCGAGAGCGCGCGGATGGCGGGAGCAGCAGCGGCGATGCTAGTGTAGGCTCTTCCGTCTGGCTTGGTCGACGATGAGGTGGGGCCGGTGACGCTGTGGGATCGCCTCCGTGGAATACTGCGACCCCTGCCGCCCGGCGGCGGTGAAGCTGGGGTTTTCGCCGCGGCGAGGCGTGCGTTGGACGCTGGGAAGCGCGATGAGGCGCAGGCGCTGCTGGTCGCCGCGCTCGCTGCGCCCCCCGCGTCGGCCGATCAGGCGCTTGCCCTCGGGCAGCTCCTCACCGAGAGCGGGGACCTCGAGCGGGCCCTGAGCGCCTACGAGCTTGCGCTCCAACTGGAGCCGACCTCGACCGAAGCGCCGGGCATGGTCGGTGTCACCCTGCTGGCACTGGGGCGAGCGGACGAGGGGCTCGATCAGCTGCGCGAGGCGGCGCGCCGCGCGCCCGGCCAACGCGACGTCTCGATTGGCTTGGCGAAGGCGCTGCTCGACCACGGGCGGCACGAGGAGGCCACCGAATACCTCCAGCAGGCCTTGCAGCTCGATCCCTCGAGCAGTCGGGCGCTCGTCTTGCTCGGCCA belongs to Pseudomonadota bacterium and includes:
- the pyrR gene encoding bifunctional pyr operon transcriptional regulator/uracil phosphoribosyltransferase PyrR; this encodes MQRVLRRLAHEIVEREQGTAGLAIIGIHTGGAYVARRLVALIAECEGVAVPLGEIDITLYRDDALAGLPRPVIGATHLPFEVTERKLLLVDDVLYTGRTVRAALDALNDYGRPRRVRLAVLVDRGHRELPIQADHVGVRLETEPAQRVEVQFAECQQVDAVVLEPAPSPAQPERLARGSL